In one Vicia villosa cultivar HV-30 ecotype Madison, WI unplaced genomic scaffold, Vvil1.0 ctg.002302F_1_1, whole genome shotgun sequence genomic region, the following are encoded:
- the LOC131638385 gene encoding peroxisome biogenesis protein 3-1-like, with translation MLHSLISLVLQGNLIGRGVVDFCEGGPPGKGQPNALTQSEKLDLWGRLKILSFTRMALSVRATVMLSLYTKVQVNILGRHIYIDTVRSFESSYLTENLGRIRKTFADFTSLNH, from the exons atgctTCATTCTTTAATTTCCCTTGTCCTACAGGGAAATTTAATTGGTCGAGGTGTGGTTGATTTTTGTGAAGGAGGACCTCCC GGAAAGGGTCAGCCTAATGCTTTAACGCAATCAGAGAAACTAGATTTATGGGGTAGACTCAAGATTTTAA GTTTCACGAGAATGGCGTTGTCAGTTCGGGCAACAGTAATGCTTAGCTTGTATACAAAAGTTCAAGTCAATATACTAGGAAGGCATATATACATTGATACCGTACGAAGCTTTGAAAGCTCTTATTTAACG GAAAATCTTGGTCGCATTCGTAAGACTTTCGCTGACTTCACCAGCTTGAATCACTAA